From Vitis vinifera cultivar Pinot Noir 40024 chromosome 14, ASM3070453v1, a single genomic window includes:
- the LOC100252958 gene encoding loganic acid O-methyltransferase isoform X1: MASEQTKILPQGKVTNEDTEMLSKKKMENEITKMLPEKEMANEETKIVLEGESADGETNILLKKESANGETKLYCMDSGDGPYSYARCSCSQKDLVDAATKEMENEDSKMLQEKEMTNGKTKMLMDKEVSNGESYHMNSGDGPYSYAKYSSYQKAIVDAAKKMLVEAISDNLDINNPSFGSSNTLRIADMGCSIGPNAFIAVQNIVEAVTLKYQSMQQKPQALEFHVFFNDHIANDFNALFRSLPPSRPYFAVGVPGSFHGRLFPKSSLHIVHSSYALHWLSKVPKEVMEINFLGLKNGRNYSTTDEEVLEVFSSQYKRDMQSFLTARAQELVGGGLMVLLVTGMQNGAIFSKTCSGMVFNLFGSCLMDMANAGLVSNEKVYSFHFPLYYTTPKELEALIETNGYFNIERIEILARPLEHELPDYRICSFHLRAAMEGLVEEHFGKEIIEDLFERYTNKLGENSFIFDEEYRKETHLFVFLRRKITEYSSEEKPEAEIGSEEGKKTLNQQLDV; the protein is encoded by the exons GTCTGCAGATGGGGAGACCAACATATTGCTGAAGAAAGAGTCTGCCAATGGGGAGACCAAATTGTATTGCATGGACAGTGGTGATGGCCCTTACAGCTATGCCAGATGTTCCTGTTCTCAG AAAGATTTAGTGGATGCTGCAAcgaaagaaatggaaaatgagGATTCAAAGATGTTGCAAGAGAAAGAGATGACGAATGGGAAGACCAAGATGTTGATGGACAAAGAGGTTTCAAATGGGGAGAGTTATCACATGAACAGTGGTGATGGTCCTTACAGCTATGCCAAATATTCCAGTTATCAG AAAGCTATAGTGGATGCTGCAAAGAAGATGTTAGTTGAAGCAATATCAGACAATCTTGACATCAACAATCCATCATTTGGTTCTTCCAACACATTAAGGATTGCTGACATGGGATGTTCTATTGGTCCCAATGCATTCATTGCTGTGCAAAACATTGTAGAAGCTGTAACACTTAAATACCAGTCCATGCAGCAAAAGCCTCAAGCCTTGGAATTCCATGTTTTCTTCAATGATCACATAGCCAACGATTTCAATGCTCTCTTTAGATCCCTACCTCCCTCACGGCCATACTTTGCGGTTGGAGTGCCTGGTTCTTTTCATGGTCGCTTGTTTCCTAAGTCCAGTCTCCATATTGTACACTCATCATATGCACTGCACTGGCTATCTAAGGTTCCAAAAGAAGTTATGGAAATAAACTTTCTTGGTTtgaaaaatgggagaaattataGTACTACTGATGAAGAAGTTCTGGAGGTATTTTCCAGTCAGTACAAGAGAGATATGCAGTCCTTTCTGACTGCTAGAGCACAAGAACTTGTTGGAGGAGGTTTGATGGTATTGTTAGTAACAGGTATGCAGAACGGGGcaattttttccaaaacttgtaGCGGTATGGTGTTCAATCTTTTTGGATCTTGCTTGATGGACATGGCCAATGCG GGATTAGTCAGCAACGAAAAGGTATACTCCTTCCACTTCCCTCTATACTATACAACTCCAAAAGAGTTAGAGGCATTGATAGAGACAAATGGATATTTCAATATTGAGAGAATAGAAATTTTGGCTCGCCCTTTGGAGCATGAGTTACCTGACTACCGAATTTGTAGCTTTCATCTTAGAGCTGCCATGGAGGGACTTGTTGAGGAGCACTTTGGAAAAGAGATCATTGAGGATTTGTTTGAACGCTACACCAACAAACTTGGAGAgaattcttttatatttgatgaGGAATACCGTAAAGAGACTCATTTATTTGTCTTTCTTAGGCGCAAAATTACGGAATATTCAAGTGAAGAAAAACCAGAAGCAGAAATTGGAAgtgaagaaggaaagaaaactcTGAATCAACAACTTGATGTGTAG